Part of the Capsicum annuum cultivar UCD-10X-F1 chromosome 12, UCD10Xv1.1, whole genome shotgun sequence genome is shown below.
tttcactttttggacTTTAATCCTgaaaattaaatggaaaaaaaatttagtgattatttgacaaaataaattttaaaagtggCATCTATGTCAATTCTTCTCTTGTTAGTGAGGATTTAACTCCCCATGTTGTGAAGCCCCTCTCTCCCctccccccccccacccccacccccccaaTTTTATCTTTCCTTACCCctaattatatttttagaaaaaatcaatattgaagaaaaataaatggcTTGAGATATTAAGTACAACACAAATGGAGTCTCAAAGGGCAATCCAAGGAGAAGTTCATGGGCTTTCTGTTTAAGAGATGAGCAGGGAGATCTGATGTATGCAGTAGGAGCAGCTATCGATGATGTTACTAGTATATAAACAGAAGCAATTGCTATTTGGAATGCAGCTAAACATTGCAACAATTCAAGGCGAAGTAAAGTTATCATACAAACTGATTCATATGTGATGAAACAGATTCTAAACAAGGAATAGAAAATACCATGGCAAATAGAGGATATTAcaaggaaaatatgaaaattgatTGAAAGCAAGCAAGTACAAATACACCATACATACAGAGAAGGGAATCAGCTAGCAGACTTCCTAGCCAATATAGCAGTCGAGCATAATCAGTTCACATACACAGCTTTTCATCAAATGCCTAGCATAGCTAGAAAGATTTTAAATAGTGATAAGTCTCAGATATCTTATCTTAGGTTAACAGCTAAGCATTAGACTACAGACTGGATAGGCtgatatattattgttgtacaagatgaagaacaaccaAAAACAGATACTACTTAGCCTATGTCATCAGCCATCAAAAAGGTCTCTCAGTAATTCAGGGGTCCATGGTCAGATTAGCACAACATGCAGCTTAGGTTTATGGCATCATCAAAGATCCAGTGGGTCCAAGTATCCATTTATTTTCCTCCCTTCAAGATCTAATTCAAAAGGAAGATTAATATTGAGCAGGACATATAATCTCAGCAAGGAAGATCTGGTAAGCTTACCTGGAATGATGTCGAGGACTAAGCGGACTAGATCCTATTTTGAGCACCAAAAACCACACCTCAATACCGGAGATCTCAACTGTGGATGgaaaatgaagatgaaataaaGGTGCTAAGCAAGAACATCAATCAATTCATGTTAAGAAGAAGAGGTGACTTACTTTTAAAGATGGATTTGTTACCAGATCTTTCCAACGAACCAAGGAACAGCATTCACCACCCAAAGAAATAGAAGCTTGAGCGGCTGATTGAAGAAGAATGCCATGAGGAAGAATGAAAAAGGTCAAGAGGCGGAGAGTACTGAATTGAGCTTCTTAGCTCATTTAGAAAACCctacttttatttatatgtttttgtccTGAGCCGGTCTTATGGACCCtacttcttgattttcttttctcttgtgCGAATTTTGAGATGGGTTAGtccattcttatttttttttcttatttgattattaataaaatacaaattaaaccaaaaaaaaaaaaaatggcttGAGATATTAAAGCTCAATATTGTGAGCATAACCATGTGctataagaaaaaaatactccAAATTGTAAACCTAAGCTTTTGGTTCTTTTATGcaatatatgtatgtacatgaaAATTCAAATTTGTACAAGTTCATCAAATcttattccatttttcttttttggaattAATGGTGCCTTTGTTCCTTCCATAAACAACTAGTTCAGGAACCCGTATAtgacatagaaataaataaatttttcatacaaGGGATGAAAGATAACTAATTCTAGGATTAATTTTAGAATGAGCTTATCCCATGTTTTGTTAGAATAGATGCATGAGATAACTCATTCCGAAATTGTAGTGCTATTTTTATCCCACCTTGAAAGTGGGAAAAAATTTCAGATTAGCTAATCCTGATTtcaaccaaacgatcccttaggGTATTTATGCCTTGAAGAAAAACGAAACCAAAATCTTCTACATTTATTACGAAGTtacaattaatattttaaaaagttcatTATTTTCTCATGTAGTCATGACATTAGATGGAATTACACATACTATCTTATTTCCCGATTTTAtattacttctattttttttacttcGATTATCATATTATGCGTCGTTGTTATCATTCTCTTCTACATTACTATATTTTCCTTTACGTAGTTAATTTTATCATGTATTGGCTGAATCGGGATCAAACAAAAATAGCTTCATTGTGGATAAAATCATACACAGTATCCTCCCAAATCCACCTATGGATTATAATAGATTATGTTGTTGTATAGTCATGACATTATGAATTTTTAGGTTCTTAGTTAAATGATGGAAAAAACATTATTTGATATCTTAGAACTTtaaataaactatttaaagcttatTATCTAtcgatattattttttataacaaaCAATCAAGATAATGTATTAAAATAAATGACTAATATTTATCAACTTAAAATAACCACCTCCAAATTATAGGAGCTTTGATTCTTTGGGAACAAATCCTGATTCATCAAAAGTCTTGATGACTTAATTTTCTTTGTTCAAGTAGGAGCAGCGTCGAGACAAAATGAtattccctccgtttcataagaaatgaattgttgaattttgacacataaattaaggaaaaaacattaaagacataaatttaacacaacttttcatttttacccctaGAAAGGAAAAaactgaccttgtaataccttttcaaaagttaattggttgtcaaatcataagagtaaatttggaaaaaaaattcaatgattcacttattttgaaataccaataaatacccaacaattcacttattctgaaacgGAGGGACTTCCCTTTCCTAAATAAGTTAGTGGTTTCACACCCCTTAAGAAACTACTAATtcctataaaataaaaagtatttttactaAATTACTTGATGCCTGTTGCGGATGGCATGTGAACAAAGTTACCTGTTACTTGttcacggttatcaaaaaaacaGAAAATAGTTTCTTGATTATGAAAAACTCTCTTTGCTTAAAGAATACTAAAATTGGAATAACATCACTAGTGTCTTTTTAATTATCTGGAACACCACTTTTTAATTATCGAACATTAACATAAGACAACAATATCAAACCAAcgagaatattttcaacattaGAGAGTTATATTAGTTTAGAAAACCTCAAATTATATGCACAAAAATGGCCTAAGTTGTTCAATGATCCAAACCAAGTATGGTTTATGTGAAACAGAAAGAATTTGTTTTAGGTTCTAAGAAGACTTTGCATCAGGCCAAAAAAAGAGTACTTACAAGCCAAGAACATAAAGCATAATTGCATTTTGCGCGTGCATGCGGTTCTCAGCTTGGGGGAATACAATGGAGTTTGGTGCTTCAATCACGCCATCTGTGACTTCCACTCCTCTTTCTGCCGGCAAACAGTGCATAAAATATGCGTTTTTTCCAGCTAGTTTCATCAATTCTTCATCCACCTGCAGAGGAATCATGTCACACATATTTcagtacaacaacaatatatgcaTCTCAAGCAACATTCGAATTTATTTTGATAAGTTCGGGCACAATTCAAGTTTGCGTAGTATAAAGTAATTGATTGAGATTATCATTTGCTTTATGATTCTTCAAAAGTTGTACATCAGCATTAGAGAGGGTCGCATTAGCCACAGAAAATGGAGTTAACTAAAACAAACATCTGGAATTAGCCATAATTGCAAATCTAAATCACTATGAAGTATGCCCAAATTCAAAGAACTAGGATTCAGTGTATATCCTTCAAGGAATATAAAAGTCTAAAATCGTGTGCACAGAATTGTTGTGCAAGCAGAACCTATGCAGTGAGCATCTTCCCAGAGTTCCAGAAAGTTCGGATAATTGCCAGTAGATTCAAGCAGAGTCTCTGTGTCACAAATTTCCAGTTAAATACGACAGAACCCCATCATTCCTAGAAACCAGGATCCTCGTGAACCAGAAAAGTTAAATAGAGGACCGCTTGGAGATGTTTATCCGCGTGAGATATTTTCATAATCCTCAATAAAGTTAACCATGTTACAATAGCTTGATAGCCATAGCAAGACACATTTTTAGGTTGAAATGGAAATTTTATTGATAATTAAAGCCATTTCTCATGCTCTTACCTGGAATCCTTGAAATACTTGACGGCGATGTGCAGCTTCTTCCTTTTGTCCCATGCTAGCCCAGACATCTGAATAGACAACATCAGCGTTTTTAACAGCTTCCTTTGGGTCATTAGTTATCTCGATTTTGCTGACTCCAGCCTGTCGTGCTTTCTCAACTGTTTCCTGATCAGGTTCAAAACCTTTGGGGCAGGCACAAACAAAGTGGAATGGAATAACGGAAGCCAGAAGCAGCCACGAATGCACTATGTTATTTCCATCTCCAACATAGACAACCTGAAATTTGCAGCCACCACTAGATTATTTAAATCTAGTTACCAATATAACCCAGACATGTTTGAGGTAATTTAAAAGAAATCTGACATGTTTTGAGGTGTTCTAACTTCCACATCCACCCCCTCAAGTTTGGATGTTCAATGAATCATTTTTGTTGGTGTAAGAAGAACAATATTGATAATATAGATCACTTTTTGGATTTGATTTGCTCATTCTGTTCAGCTTAGAAGTGCAAGTGAACCATAAAGGAGCTTAATACTTTGATTGAGATGTACTCTTTTTGCATCTCCTGGATgcacataaataacatgtaattATTTCATCAGGAAAACTAACAAAAGAGCTAACCTTAGTTCCTTCCAGCTGGCCGACATGCTCAATTATTGTAAGGGCATCAGCCATTATTTGACAAGGATGGTTATAGTCTGTCAGGCCATTGATTATAGGCACAGTAGCATATTTAGCTAGATCAAGAATGTCCTGCAAAAGAAAGAAATACAATGGATACCAATATTTGATTGGCAGTGAGAATGAAAAAAAAGGGGGATTTTCCGACACTCAGTGGACAGATAATTCAGCCCACGTTTCTATTTACATAATGCCTAAACAATATTAGACATGAACGGCTAAACGCTCAGTTAATTTGCATGGAAAAACACAGCAACATCATCAAGCTGTCATCATTTGTAAGATATACTAGTATATTAGTAATAAAGCTAGTGTCAAATTTGAGCAATCATTGATGGTTTGCGTCATTGTAAACCTAGAGAAAAAGGAACAATGAAAAGAAAAGACAGTTTGATGTCTGTGGAGCCAAATGTCAACAGGGGTTTATATCAGACCCCTGCTCCTCCTCAGTAGCCCcagggaaaaagaagaaaagatttgTTTCAACTATTATACGGAGTCACCAAGAGCGGTTTTAATCGAAGATGCAAAAATGTGGACTGGGGCTACTATAATACTAAAACTTATAAAAATGTGATGCAATGTTTCTTACAATCCTTAATTCTTACGAAGCACCAGAGAAAAGTCATAACAAAAAACTCACCAGCATACCTGATGAGCAAAAACTCTAGCCATAATGATATCATTATAGCGAGAAAGAACACGAGCAACATCACGAGTTTCTTCCCGCTTACCCATTTGTATGTCATTTGGTCCCAAATAGATCGCATGGCCTCCAAGCAAGTAAAACCCTGTCTCAAAAGAAACTCGCGTCCTCATGGAAGGCTTAGCAAAAATCATAGCCATAGTTTTACCCGAGAATGGAAGATATGTCCTCTCTCCTGATTTTAGCAACTCTTTAACCTCTCTGGCTCGATCCAAGATGTTCAATATAGTGGCTTTATCGAAATCACTAATGTGCAGAAAGCCCTTCTGGTGGTTGGTAGTTGCTGGAATAGAAAAACATGTTAAAAATATCCATCGTCAACAGTCTATGATAAGAAAAAGCACTTAACACATGATTGAGCATGTTCAGATGATATCTACCCATCATAGATCCAAGACAAGGTTTAAACCAGCATCAAACATGCTCTTTTGACACATTTACAGGTTTACTCTGAGTAGCTTTATGAAAAATTTTCTTAGCATTCAAGTTCTTAAAAATTGGAGAAAATTACATGTTATTTCTCCAATTCATATGTTATTCACAAGTTATCCTTGTCAAAACAATCAGttctatttttttcaaacaaGGACAGATAACTCTTACGAAACTGGCCATTCAACGACATTTACAATAGACAATTCAAATGCCCATGTAGAAAAACATGTTTTTTCTTAACCAAATCAGTAATGACAAATTTTAAGATGCTCACTCCACAACTGGTAATAGTTAAAAATAGAATATGCCAACAATTTTAAACAACACATGACCTGGTTATTGAAGATTATTTGAACTCTCCCATACTTGAAAAACTATTAATATCGAAAAGGTGAAAAAGCAAACGAAGTACTTGGATAACTCGTCTAGAAGCTAGGATTCTATCCATCACCCAATGCATTTTGTTTAGAATTTAGATGGATAACTCCTCAAGTACTTGGCTTCCACAAGATCTAAACAAACTAGACTCTGTAGGATGATTTATGTCATGTAAATCAATGCAAGACCCCTAGACCCTACTATTGAAAGAGAAAAAGCCTAAAATAGTCCCTTATCTTTGGGTTGAAACTTAAAGTCATCCTTGTTCTAGCAAATGGATCATTAATAGTCCCTAATGTTTGTAACATTAGTGCACTTTTGATCCTCCCACAAACTTCCTAGTTCCtcctatttttaaaattgtttttgtCCACAATTTAGTGTATGGATTATGGAATGTTCAGTCCTCATCTTCTTGTGCTATTCGGTCCAAACATTATTGTAGCTAAACCaagaacccatctttactgtaggACTATATTCTTTGCatttctcaagtattatattgATTCAGAAAGTAATAACTTGAATGTAGAAGACAAGTTCCAAATCTCAAtgcataaaaatgaataaatttaaaGTGATGTAACAAGATATCAACCCTAACATTTTGAACTGGAAAGAGACATAGACATAAATTAGCCATATTGAACGAGCTCCTAGTAGCTCCTAATCTTAACCATTTCACAGACAGTATTGGTGTTCGTTTGATCGTGAGTAACTTTACATTCCCTTATTTATAGGAAAAACGAATATTTGAATCCAATCTGATTAGTAGTTAAATTTAGAAGAAGTCATATATTAGggaggaaaaataaaataaaatgttgcCATGCTTATTCAAGTTGTTACACATATACTtagcttcttcatttttttctccatGTGAAAAAAGTAATGTATGATATGTTTCCTACTTCTAATAACTGAAGATGAAAAGGGCACCAATACTGTAAACACGGAGGACTAttaaaaggcataatacataagcATGCCCTTTTACGTGGCCTCAACTGACATCTGTACTCTCCAAATTTGGATGTGCATACGTAGGCAGTTAAACTAGTATAAAGTTGGATAAGTAGACACACACATCCTACATGGCAATCTCACACGAACTGCCTCGTAGGACGTTTTtcacttgttcaactttatacaagtgtAAGTGTCTatttgtgcacacccaaagttgaagGGCATAAATGCCAACAGAGACCAAGTTAAAGtgcacatttatgtattatgccttgaTTTGAAAAACACTTTTGAGTAACAATTAGTGTTTGACCAAGCTTTAAAAGTAGCTTTTCTCTAAAAGTACAAAAGTAACTTTCTCAAAAGTACTTCTGAAGAAAGCCTACTATTTTTTTAAGCTTATGTTTCCACTAGGCACACTTATTTTCTCCCAAAAGCTTGGccaaacaactacaacaacaacaacatacccagtgtattcccacttaagggggtctggggagggtagagtgtacgcagaccataccactaccttaggaAAAGtaaagaggctgtttccgatagacccccagcttaggaccgataacaatataacaaacacaaaagataagtgcatatactAGTATGGTACGCAagacaaactaacagtataacaaacacaaaaaaaaataagtgcatataaactagtacggtaagACAAATAAACTAACACTGCTAGCCACACACAAGAAACTCCAGACACAGAGGAGTGCACCCCTACtattaccgacgcactcccaccccctaaccctctaccctaatccgcatcctccacacccttcctatcaagggtcatgtcctccgttagctgtaactgctccatatcatgcctaatcacctccctccaatattttttcggtctacctctaccccgcctaaaaccatccatagccagtgtctcacacctccgcacagAGGCATCAgaacccctcctcatcacgtgcccgaaccaacataacctcacttctcgcatcttgtcctccaccgaggcaactcccaccttctcccgaataatctcactCCTTatcctatctttcctggtatgcccatacatccatcgcaacattctcatctccgccaccttcaacttttggatgtgggagttcttaactggccagcactccgctccatacaatatagccggtcgaactaccactctgtagaacttacctttatgCTTcgagggcaccttcttatcacatagaacTCCCAAAGCGAGCCTTCATTTCAACCAtactgccccaatacgatgcgtgacatcctcgtcaatctcaccattgccctgaatcatagaccccagatacttgaaactctccctcttctgaatggcttgagagtccagcttcacaaccaTTCCATCCTCCTGCGACCCATCACTGAACTGacattccaagtactccgtcttggttctacttaaccgaaatcctttagactcaagcgtctatctccaaatctccaacttatcattaactccaccccgagtctcgtcaatcaataccacatcatctgCGAATAACATACAcgaaggcacctccccttgaatatgtcgcgtcaaaacatccatcaccaaggcaaataaaaacgggctaagagtcgatccctggtgcaacccttcAAGACCGGAAAGTGCTCACTTTTTTATATAAGAATTTTTGGCCTCCGTAAgcttgaaaaactattttttttagcttATGTTTCCACTAGGCACGCTTGTTTTCTCCCAGAAGCTTGGCCAAACAACTCACTTTTTATATAAGCATTTTTGGCTTCCCGTAAGCTTGATCAAACAAGCTACTATATTTAAGTTCCAAAGAAAAGAATCGAGGTTCTTACAAACAAATTAAACAAGGAAACTAGAAATTCTAGAAGCAAATTCTGTGCCTTTTCATTAATAGCAACACTTTCTTTGTCACAGCCAATTCTAGCCTGTAGTTTCTTTGTCATAGTGTTCAGATGATGTTTGTGATctcaaatagatagtttatagtattaatATGTCGGTATATTGCttcctttattatctagcggtgCATTACcccattttgttgtttatttttatgttttttgcttGTTATACCGTTAtatgtcttgagccgggggtctatcggaaaccgactctctacttcatatgaggtagtggtatgaataGCATACACTTCACCCTCCTtagaccccactttatgggaatacactgtgTATGTTATCGTAGTCAATTGTGGCAGCTGGGATTGTCACCTTCAATCATAGAATTTTGCTTAGTACTTAGATATTATTAATGCAAAAGTTTTCCATATTACTGAAACGGAATGTTGTGCGTATTACAACACATTTCAAGCATAAACAAACATTGCAttacaaaaatcaatcaaattaaCAACTCCAAAGCAAACCAAAACAAagagaatgaaataataaaattagagtttaagttttgtgcattGTCATTGTACAAAATATTCAACACTATCACCTAAACTTGACATGCTATTGCAGGTTAccaattttttacataaaaattgaaaaggaaaaaattggtAACCTGCAGTTGCAAGCCAAGTTTACTTATAATACTGTCTACACTAATggtgcacaaaacttaaactaataaaattaagagaaaaatgtaGCGGACCTTTTGCAGTGAGGGAGGAAGAAGGTGTTGTTGAAGAGGTGGATTGGCATGAGACACGTGTACGAATAACCGGAAATGTGACCGGAGAAGGTACAATTACACCGGAAAAGTGTGACGTTAGCATTCCGGAGGAGAATGAGAGAGTTTCCGGTGACCGGAGAGAAGATAATTGAGAAGAAATGGCGGCCATTGTTATTGGTGTTTGGATGGTAATGCAGAGGAACAAGGAAGAGACTGAAATTTGGCTATGTGGAAAGAGAGTTGTTTGGATTCGTTAATTTAACGGAAAAGGCTTAAAAATATGCTAACTATTTGAAATAGGTTAAAAATATCNNNNNNNNNNNNNNNNNNNNNNNNNNNNNNNNNNNNNNNNNNNNNNNNNNNNNNNNNNNNNNNNNNNNNNNNNNNNNNNNNNNNNNNNNNNNNNNNNNNNNNNNNNNNNNNNNNNNNNNNNNNNNNNNNNNNNNNNNNNNNNNNNNNNNNNNNNNNNNNNNNNNNNNNNNNNNNNNNNNNNNNNNNNNNNNNNNNNNNNNNNNNNNNNNNNNNNNNNNNNNNNNNNNNNNNNNNNNNNNNNNNNNNNNNNNNNNNNNNNNNNNNNNNNNNNNNNNNNNNNNNNNNNNNNNNNNNNNNNNNNNNNNNNNNNNNNNNNNNNNNNNNNNNNNNNNNNNNNNNNNNNNNNNNNNNNNNNNNNNNNNNNNNNNNNNNNNNNNNNNNNNNNNNNNNNNNNNNNNNNNNNNNNNNNNNNNNNNNNNNNNNNNNNNNNNNNNNNNNNNNNNNNNNNNNNNNNNNNNNNNNNNNNNNNNNNNNNNNNNNNNNNNNNNNNNNNNNNNNNNNNNNNNNNNNNNNNNNNNNNNNNNNNNNNNNNNNNNNNNNNNNNNNNNNNNNNNNNNNNNNNNNNNNNNNNNNNNNNNNNNNNNNNNNNNNNNNNNNNNNNNNNNNNNNNNNNNNNNNNNNNNNNNNNNNNNNNNNNNNNNNNNNNNNNNNNNNNNNNNNNNNNNNNNNNNNNNNNNNNNNNNNNNNNNNNNNNNNNNNNNNNNNNNNNNNNNNNNNNNNNNNNNNNNNNNNNNNNNNNNNNNNNNNNNNNNNNNNNNNNNNNNNNNNNNNNNNNNNNNNNNNNNNNNNNNNNNNNNNNNNNNNNNNNNNNNNNNNNNNNNNNNNNNNNNNNNNNNNNNNNNNNNNNNNNNNNNNNNNNNNNNNNNNNNNNNNNNNNNNNNNNNNNNNNNNNNNNNNNNNNNNNNNNNNNNNNNNNNNNNNNNNNNNNNNNNNNNNNNNNNNNNNNNNNNNNNNNNNNNNNNNNNNNNNNNNNNNNNNNNNNNNNNNNNNNNNNNNNNNNNNNNNNNNNNNNNNNNNNNNNNNNNNNNNNNNNNNNNNNNNNNNNNNNNNNNNNNNNNNNNNNNNNNNNNNNNNNNNNNNNNNNNNNNNNNNNNNNNNNNNNNNNNNNNNNNNNNNNNNNNNNNNNNNNNNNNNNNNNNNNNNNNNNNNNNNNNNNNNNNNNNNNNNNNNNNNNNNNNNNNNNNNNNNNNNNNNNNNNNNNNNNNNNNNNNNNNNNNNNNNNNNNNNNNNNNNNNNNNNNNNNNNNNNNNNNNNNNNNNNNNNNNNNNNNNNNNNNNNNNNNNNNNNNNNNNNNNNNNNNNNNNNNNNNNNNNNNNNNNNNNNNNNNNNNNNNNNNNNNNNNNNNNNNNNNNNNNNNNNNNNNNNNNNNNNNNNNNNNNNNNNNNNNNNNNNNNNNNNNNNNNNNNNNNNNNNNNNNNNNNNNNNNNNNNNNNNNNNNNNNNNNNNNNNNNNNNNNNNNNNNNNNNNNNNNNNNNNNNNNNNNNNNNNNNNNNNNNNNNNNNNNNNNNNNNNNNNNNNNNNNNNNNNNNNNNNNNNNNNNNNNNNNNNNNNNNNNNNNNNNNNNNNNNNNNNNNNNNNNNNNNNNNNNNNNNNNNNNNNNNNNNNNNNNNNNNNNNNNNNNNNNNNNNNNNNNNNNNNNNNNNNNNNNNNNNNNNNNNNNNNNNNNNNNNNNNNNNNNNNNNNNNNNNNNNNNNNNNNNNNNNNNNNNNNNNNNNNNNNNNNNNNNNNNNNNNNNNNNNNNNNNNNNNNNNNNNNNNNNNNNNNNNNNNNNNNNNNNNNNNNNNNNNNNNNNNNNNNNNNNNNNNNNNNNNNNNNNNNNNNNNNNNNNNNNNNNNNNNNNNNNNNNNNNNNNNNNNNNNNNNNNNNNNNNNNNNNNNNNNNNNNNNNNNNNNNNNNNNNNNNNNNNNNNNNNNNNNNNNNNNNNNNNNNNNNNNNNNNNNNNNNNNNNNNNNNNNNNNNNNNNNNNNNNNNNNNNNNNNNNNNNNNNNNNNNNNNNNNNNNNNNNNNNNNNNNNNNNNNNNNNNNNNNNNNNNNNNNNNNNNNNNNNNNNNNNNNNNNNNNNNNNNNNNNNNNNNNNNNNNNNNNNNNNNNNNNNNNNNNNNNNNNNNNNNNNNNNNNNNNNNNNNNNNNNNNNNNNNNNNNNNNNNNNNNNNNNNNNNNNNNNNNNNNNNNNNNNNNNNNNNNNNNNNNNNNNNNNNNNNNNNNNNNNNNNNNNNNNNNNNNNNNNNNNNNNNNNNNNNNNNNNNNNNNNNNNNNNNNNNNNNNNNNNNNNNNNNNNNNNNNNNNNNNNNNNNNNNNNNNNNNNNNNNNNNNNNNNNNNNNNNNNNNNNNNNNNNNNNNNNNNNNNNNNNNNNNNNNNNNNNNNNNNNNNNNNNNNNNNNNNNNNNNNNNNNNNNNNNNNNNNNNNNNNNNNNNNNNNNNNNNNNNNNNNNNNNNNNNNNNNNNNNNNNNNNNNNNNNNNNNNNNNNNNNNNNNNNNNNNNNNNNNNNNNNNNNNNNNNNNNNNNNNNNNNNNNNNNNNNNNNNNNNNNNNNNNNNNNNNNNNNNNNNNNNNNNNNNNNNNNNNNNNNNNNNNNNNNNNNNNNNNNNNNNNNNNNNNNNNNNNNNNNNNNNNNNNNNNNNNNNNNNNNNNNNNNNNNNNNNNNNNNNNNNNNNNNNNNNNNNNNNNNNNNNNNNNNNNNNNNNNNNNNNNNNNNNNNNNNNNNNNNNNNNNNNNNNNNNNNNNNNNNNNNNNNNNNNNNNNNNNNNNNNNNNNNNNNNNNNNNNNNNNNNNNNNNNNNNNNNNNNNNNNNNNNNNNNNNNNNNNNNNNNNNNNNNNNNNNNNNNNNNNNNNNNNNNNNNNNNNNNNNNNNNNNNNNNNNNNNNNNNNNNNNNNNNNNNNNNNNNNNNNNNNNNNNNNNNNNNNNNNNNNNNNNNNNNNNNNNNNNNNNNNNNNNNNNNNNNNNNNNNNNNNNNNNNNNNNNNNNNNNNNNNNNNNNNNNNNNNNNNNNNNNNNNNNNNNAAAAGGCTTAAAAATATGCTAACTATTTGAAATAGGTTAAAAATATCCTCATTAGATTTTTTGATCAAAACAtccctctattaaatatttggctcaaaaatacttaTTCCTCTAATAGAATtaggaaaaggatcaaaaatatcctgaactatctgaaatgactcaaaaatatccctatgttaaatatttgactcaaaaatacccctctctttaacgaaattccaccaagcatgccaccaagataaaaaaaaccacgtgactatgccacattaccatccacgtATAAA
Proteins encoded:
- the LOC107848903 gene encoding ornithine transcarbamylase, chloroplastic, whose translation is MAAISSQLSSLRSPETLSFSSGMLTSHFSGVIVPSPVTFPVIRTRVSCQSTSSTTPSSSLTAKATTNHQKGFLHISDFDKATILNILDRAREVKELLKSGERTYLPFSGKTMAMIFAKPSMRTRVSFETGFYLLGGHAIYLGPNDIQMGKREETRDVARVLSRYNDIIMARVFAHQDILDLAKYATVPIINGLTDYNHPCQIMADALTIIEHVGQLEGTKVVYVGDGNNIVHSWLLLASVIPFHFVCACPKGFEPDQETVEKARQAGVSKIEITNDPKEAVKNADVVYSDVWASMGQKEEAAHRRQVFQGFQVDEELMKLAGKNAYFMHCLPAERGVEVTDGVIEAPNSIVFPQAENRMHAQNAIMLYVLGFRSSFYFFGW